The sequence ACTAGTTACCAAGTACCCTGGACGAGTGGTACATAGTAATGTAAACTTACCAAGATCGCACAGAGCTTCAGTCACTATGCCTTTACGGAGGATGTAGTCGCGCTCTTCGCCGCCCACAGTTCGCCGCTTAAGCTCAGGGTAGCGGCGCTTGAAGCTTTTCACACCGAGGAACATCGCTACTTGCTCTTGTATCATCATCACCTGGAATCAATGTAGCATATTTCAAAAAAGATCGAATACGGAAACATTGATTACAGCTTAAATAATTAAGCTCTCAAAAAATACGTTTATAGGTTAAGAATATACTGAATATATCATATTCCGATGTCTGCCTTAATTTAAACAATAACACTTTGGtaaatactattatattatataataaaatctaaataacaatttaagtacctacgtaaataaatcctGACGCTAATAATTTAGAAATTGAGGTCGTAGTTGTAAACGTAAAAAACAAACTTGTAAAACATACCTGATGTTCGGCACTTGGGTTTTCAGGAGGAGGCCACATGTATTCTTTGACATCAGCAGCCGTCCAAACTTTATTgctgaaaatttaaaataatattagtaattagtcgcaattgtaaaacaaacaaataaaactgcCTATAAAACTTATATTTACCTGTCAAACAAGTCTGCGAACTTAGATTTCCTCATTTTATTACTACTTTCGTTTGTCGAGCTTTTTACAGAACTCTGGGAGTCTTCGTCTAACAAGTGCGAGGGtctgaaaataataaatcaccGTAGATAGATTCCTTAAGCATCACATATTGCCGCCATAtcattgacatttcattttcgaaaaaaaaaagaattcttTTTGGTAACATTAATCAGGCAAAGGAAACCAGTACCAAACAGCccatagatataatattcctaaagatgGAATCTAAGCCAGCTGTCACTGTAGCCACATTTTAGGTACGAGAATAACCAAAAGTTGTGGCCAAATCGATAAACTATCggcattttttacaattttaattttacttgaaaggatTTTAACTACCTAAAATGAACAGATATCCATTATAACACAATTTTATATAATCTTATTAACCAGTATGATTTTGTGAGTTCGATTTTACATTAATCAACGGCGGTAATCCATGGAACACCGGCCAAAACctactaaaatatgttttccgcaataattgagttattctattatatcataaagtatACATTATCCAGTAGCATTTCAATTATGTTCATTTTTTGTGAAGATATTGAAGCTTCATTCAATTAATCGCTATTCCGTTCCGCTGTCTACACAGCGAGCGCGAATCTGTACAGATTATCGACATATAACGTGATTAAAATCGACAAGTCCCCATCCCTAaaacgcacacatacacagcttTCCCACCACCTAAGTGGCTACGGCTTGTAATGAGCAAAACGAAGACTGAGAagcaaattttgtactgagaacagatAACGGGGGGGATGTTGTCCTCTGTGTACTTACTTAGCAGGTGTAGCATTGTCATCCATCATACAAGTTTCCTCTTCGAATAATTGTACCGTCGTGGTAGCAGGTCCACATACACGTCCGTAAATACCCATGGTCTCCTaaaatagtgtaatttattatattatatttttatgaaagaAGTTTCTGGTGCTCTgctaatttgatatttattttgataactcTTTTGCGAATCAAAACACTACCGGGAAAAAATCTGtgatattttagatttatacaccgtgtttttattgaattccgttaacttcggggtattggtaagtacgtttaaggaaactacatgacatagttaattttgcataaaaaacaatttttttgatatatttattttgttataaagtcattaaatgttgcatatagcgttattgttgcacgggcattacatttatctcaatcaaacaattgaaaactgtgacatgtcaatgacatttcgaacatcgatcgtccgagatagtacttacgtttagtagcaaatgtattaacccgtactaaacactaatcaatatgtgaacggaccctaaggtaagtgtacacactcgtaagggctttataagataaaaataaaatattgattatctccgaaatggagttaattagaataccggtttctttgagaaagttacttaagagtccttattcctacagacgagcgtattttgtaaaatgcttcctttttcattcaagattacgacgtaactattagtatttattcaaaaactgataacgtacttaaataatcgtttcctaaactaggggctccaacagttcaaattttcattttcgcttttaaacctcttttttatcgaggttttttgggagtcttttccaaattttgcagtgagatgtgccgtttcggttctcaattttgctataaacaagaatcatttggtacatgaatgactacaatttgattcaacatatctcgtacgaggggctggaatgattaacaatcgaagattcatttgaaaaaactgataaaataccttccgagttttcttcatttttttggcgaaaacagggttttattatattttatttccgcaaattgtacgcatattttgctttaaaaataatattatagcaaactgtaactttatgttaacctataaaaaaaaaatcgtaactatgggacctacattgccgtaaatttatatttttttaaaacacgtataaatcacgcagcagcgacgccccgctctcagtccgcgcggagcgcgcttagaggacggacctgtgctcgattgtcaggcattcgttgcgatcgtaatcagctacggagttccgagaagtgctatatactgcgattagaaaatcttaataaaagttcattttttacagtatgcctaacagactcgcttattgatggattttcagtgttacttttttttttaatactaagtcggtggcaaacaagcatacggcccgcatatgtacgcctgcaactccagaggagttacatgcgcgttgccgaccctaaccccctcccgcccctcgttgagctctggcaaccttactcaccggcaggaacacaacactatgagtaaggtctagttatttggctgcgattttctgaaaaacgcattttcacttgaaattacgttagggtttgcattattatttttgacccggatgaagtccaagttctcatgatggagtcaggagttggtcaccagaactcctaatctactaattataatcccatcgtgtttgggctcaaaagatttgccctgacgaacaccatcgatctagatgaggtccagggtctcatgatggagtcaggagttggtcactagaactcctaatctactcattataattccatcgtgttggggttcaatagagttgccctgacgagcaccatcaatctagatgaggtccagggtctcataatggagtcaggagctggtcaccagaactcctaatctactcatcataactccatcgtgtttgggctcaatagatttgccctgatgaacaccatcgatctagatgaggcccagggtctcatgatggagtcaggagttggtcaccagaactcctaaactactcatcataacctcatcgtgttcgggctcaatagatttgccctgacgagcatcatcaatctagataaagtccagggtctcatgatggagtcaggagttggtcactagaactcctaatctactcattataattccaacgtgtttgggctcaaaagatttgccctgatgagcaccatcgatctagatgaggtccagggtctcatgatggagtcaggagttggtcaccagaactcctactctactcatcataactccatcgtgtttgggctcaatagagttgccctgacgagcaccttcaatctagatgaggtccagggtctcatgatggagtcaggagctggtcaccagaactcctaatctactcatcataactccatcgtgtttgggttcaatagagttgccctgacgagcaccatcaatctagatgaggtccagggtctcatgatggagtcaggagctggttaccagaactcctaatctattcatcataactccatcgtttttgggctcaatagatttgccctgatgaacaccatcgatctagatgaggtccagggtctcatgatggagtcaggagttggtcaccagaactcctaatctactcatcataacctcatcgtgttcgggctcaatagatttgccctgacgagcatcatcaatctagatcaagtccagggtctcatgatggagtcaggagttggtcactagaactcctaatctactcataatAATTcaaacgtgtttgggctcaaaagatttgccctgacgagcaccatcgatctagatgaggtccagggtctcatgatggagtcaggagttggtcaccagaactcctaatctactcatcataactccatcgtgtatgggctcaatagagttgccctgacgagcaccatcaatctagatcaggtccagggtctcatgatggactcaggagttgatcaccagaactcctagtctattcatcataactccatcgtgtttgggctcaaaagatttccctgagttgccctgacgagtgccatcgatctagattaagtcgagggtctcatgatggactcagtagttggtcaccagaattcctaatctattcatcataatggtaatttgatggtgctcgtgagggcaaatctattgagcccaaacacgatggagttatgatgagtagattaggaattatggtgaccaactcctgactccatcatgagaccctggacttcatctagatcgatggtactcgtcagggcaaatcttttgagcccaaacacgatggaattataatgagtagattaggagttctggtgaccaactcctgactccatcatgagaccctggacttcatctagatcgatggtactcgtcagggcaaatcttttgagcccaaacacgatggaattataatgagtagattaggagttctggtgaccaactcctgactccatcatgagaccctggacttcatttagatcgatggtactcgtcagggcaaatctattgagctcgaatacgatggaattataatgagtagattaggagttctagtgacctactcctgactccatcatgagaccctggacttcatctagattgatggtgctcatcagggtaaatctattgagcccaaactcgatggaattataatgagtagattaggagttctagtgaccaactcctgactccatcatgagaccctggacctcatctagatcgatggtgctcatcagggtaaatctattgagcccaaactcgatggagttatgatgagtagattaggagttctggggagttctggtgaccaactcctgactccgtcatgagaccctggacctcatctagatcgatggtgttcgtcagggcaaatcttttgagcccaagcacgatggaattataatgagtagattaggagttctggtgaccaactcctgactccatcataagaacctggatggacttcattcgggtcaaaaataataatacaaaccctaacgtgatttcaaataacactgaaactctatagcactaatgtgcgcaaacgattggcatcttgactacgcagcatgggtgcgtagccaccatgccaatcgatacgacaacgaaacactatctgtctctctctcgtactaatatgcacaaacgattggcatcttggctgggcagcatgggtgcgtagccaacatgccaaacgtttacgatacgacaaggaaacactatctgtctctctatcgcactaatatgcgcaatcgattggcttattggctaggtatcatgggtgcgtagccaacatgccaatcgtttacgatacgacaacgaaacactactctctctctatcgcactaatatacgcaaacgattggtattttggctaggcactaagcaagtgtgtggccaacatgccaatcgtttacgatacgacaacgaaacactatctgtctctctatcgcactaatatactttatttatacctgcagtcatttagtaacttcttcattttccattggtgtgaaagagacagaataaagagcaagggttatagtacactctgtagtctgtacacttagtagtagtgttagtagtgtacataaaaaaaaaaaaactactgtgcatatacaataaaataaagagtgcccatatgatatcatatgacactaaaattaatgttgcttgaaattatattgaaaactatcaagattattctagtctgcattgaaacgcgcgtcgcgttgccggcgctcgcgtaccgagcgccaacgccatctatcgagcgttatttcgtgaaatcggagaacgcttcaaggattaagggctcttaatttAAGGTCAGGAATGCTCcattgaaattaacgcaaataaaaaaaaaacacggtgtatatataattCCCATTGGCGAGGCGCCCTTTAAACTAGAAGAAGCTTACAGCCGCTTtctcatttttggtacaatttAGCTCTTTTTCTACATGTCCTTAAAAAGTAAACCATATTAGTTTCGGATTGAAGCAATTACACTCCACCAATGACTATCACTAAACATGAGCAGTAAGTACCCACCTTCATGTACATAGCGCCGCGACCACCACCTCGGCCCCGGCCACGACCGCGAGGGGTCTTAGCAGCGCCGCGGCCTCGTCCGCCGCGGCTGCCTCGCCCGCGCCCTCCTCGGCCCCGACCCTCACTTCCTGGCGTCTCTGGAGACTTCATAAACGTGTCTTCCAATTTAGGCAGTGTCGTTTCTAATACAACTTTTAACTCCTGAGTTTCTGGGAATATTTTCATATCCATACTGCTGCAGGAATCCCTACTTTTTCGACTGCTCAGAGGCGTCGTGCAAACAGATGGCATTTTATCCAGTGCCTCGGTCATTCGCGGCAGTTTCACCCGTGAGCTAGTCGGGTCAATCTCTTCAGGAGTTTTGTCCTCTTTGTTAAAAAAGTTGGTAGCAGTTTCAACAATCGGTTCAGGTTCTTTGGGCGGCGAAGCCAGTGCGCGCTTCACGCCGCGACCCCTTCCCCTTCCCCGAGGTTTTACTAAAATAGCTGGACGATCCCTGAAagtaattttatatgaaattagtagattaaacaaacaataagatttttttattataattatttgttagataattaattatcattatACATACCTAGTTAATCTTAAAGATCGCTGCGGACGTTCTTCTAGTGCAGGGGTAGGTAAAGTGATAACCGGTTTTGCACCCTCTGACACGGGTAATTTGCGTGGTCTGCCACGCTTCTTCGGTTGCGGGGTAAACGGAATGCTTACAGCACTAGATACTTCATTTGTTTTCAAGTGATCTACTTCTAAAGGATCTTGAGATAATTCATCATTGGCCATGTTGAAGTCGTGGGATTCagaattttcattaataatcaTTTCCTGTACTTCCGGATGTGATCGTTCAATTGCATTTGCAACTTCAGTTACATCAGAGCTGCCAGTCGATGTGCTAGAGTCTATCTCTATAGACTGAGTTTTTTCTACACAGTTAAGGGAATTTAGAGGCATGACCTGAATTTGCTTGGCTTGTAAATTTGACAGAATATTATGAAGTTTAGAGTTACCATTCTTAGAACAGTTTTCATTGTTTAACATAGAATGATTGACTGTTTTAGTGATTGGTTTACAATCCAATCCAGTTTTAGGATCAGAGGTTGAATTTTGAGATTTAGGATTTACAGGGCTTACTGTCAGAGCCTTATTGGATAGTAACTGGCCAAGTTTTAACCGCTTTGTTTCTAATACTGAGAGTTCTGGTTCCTTTTTCTGTGGAGGGCTGGTTTCCACAGAAGGAGGCCTCTTTCCAGCATTTCGCTTGGTGGTAGGAGACTTTTCGGATTCCTGAACAACCCTTGAACTACGTAATCTTTTTCCCAAGGCTAAGGCTACTGTGGGTGAAGCATCTGCTAGTCCTTTTCGTTTGCTATTTACAATACCTTTTCTTTGCTTGTCATTTACCATTTCTTGAGTATTTTCAGGTGACCAATTATCTTGTACAGTTTCAGGTTTTTTAATGTCTTCTGTTATAATTTTCGCAGAAGGACCATGATCAGtcttattaattttcaaaataattcgTGGAGAATCTTGACCTGAGCTTGCAGTTGTGATCTTTTCTGAAGTATTGATTTCTAATGGTTTTGTAACACTTTCATTTTCTGCTCTACAACGATTAAGTGACTGAGCATTTGGTGTGAGGGAAGGTGTTTCATTTTGCACATCCTGGCTGGGTGCATTACTTCTTTTTTTATCATGAGTTGACTTTGAGTTCACTTTATCAATTTGGTCACAATTTGAAATGCTTGTTGAGCCTGCTGGATCTAATTTAGTTTCTTCAGGCACAGTTGGGTCACATTCTTCTGGTTCTTTTACTCTTGTATCTACATCTTTCTTTTTGTGCTCTAACAACTTCTTTAATAATGTACAATTGGATAAAGTTGTCTGCTTGACAGATGGTGTGGTTATAGTAAGTTCATTATTTTCTGGTTCTACATTAGTATTTACATGTTCTTTCTTATTAGATACTGCAACTGAACTGTTTCCATCTAAATCATTACTATGAGGAGTTTCCCTACTTAGGGTCTTTGATTCGTTAGGAAGACAATTTTCCTTTGTTGGTTTATGATCTCCAGCAGTGACaggtattgtttcttttttatgcaaTGAATTAAACTTTTCGGTCTTTGGGACTTCCAGACAATTTTCTGTAGCTTGACTTATACTGGAGTCCTCATTATGACAATTACTCAATTCGTTTTTAACATGTTCATCTTCTATGGGTTTGACAAgtggtttaatgttaattttgGACACAACAGGTATGCTatcattaatattgttataaacATGTTCAATTTTCTCATCTAGATTATTGATTTTCATGTCAGCCTTTAAACTTTCATCACTTGATGCATCCGTAAcagttttcatattaattttcatTACTAATGGAGGATTCTTCACATTTGCATCTTCAGTGTCTCTGCTTTTGGATTGTTCAATTTCATCAGGCTTAACAACAGGCTTGATGTTCAATTTGGTGATTATTGGAATTTCCTTCTTAGGGGATGAAGGCTGCGCATTTTCTTCTGGTTTTATAATAGGCTTGATGTTAAGTTTAGTAACAACAGGTATGTTAGTTTCTGTTGAAGTATTTGGTTTAGCAATATCTTCATCACCTGCACGTTTTAATAtaggttttatatttaatttagtaacaACAGGTATATCAGTATTGTCGTCACTTGAATTTCCTGTTTCAGAGGACTGGTTTTCAGTATCTTTCACGTTTTCTTCTTCTAGTGGCTTAACTATGGGCTTAATATTAAGTTTAGTAACAACAGGTATACTATTTTCTTCACTGTCTGCATTCCATTCATCACAGTCTTTTTGTTCTGAAGATTTTTCTTCAGGGTGTTTTAATggttttatatttaactttGTAACTTTAGGGATATCTTCTAAACTAGAATCTAGTTCACTATCTTTAGGTTTTAGTATaggtttaatatttaattttgaaactacAGGAACTTCATCTTTTATTTCTTCAGAGACTTCTCCATCTGTAGGTTTCAAAATAGGTTTGatgtttaattttgttactaCAGGAATTTGTTCAAGATTGTCACATTTTGATACAGACTTTTTCAGAGATGGCTCAATATCACTTTTAAGAACtggtttaattgtgattttggGGATATGTGTAGTCTCTTTAACTTCTCCACTAGTATCAGCACAATCTCCTGACTTACTCTTAGACATTTTAGCATCAGAATGATCAGCTATACTGTCCTTGCCAGTGTTTTCTACaggttttataggttttattgtCAGCTTCGGACTTAGTTGGCTGTCAGACTTAACCACAGTTTTTATTGTCAATTTTGGTATCTTGTCCACTTTTTCTTCGGATGGGCTAACAACGACCTTCAGTTTCGAATCTGAGGCTTCCTGGTCAGGTTGGTGTAGACCTTTTATTGTGAGTTTAGGCACAGTTTGGTCTGTGTAGAATTTGCCCTCGCCATCAGTACCCGGTTTACCAAGCTTTATGGTAACTTTTGGTATGCTGTCAGAAGGGCCTTGATCTGAGGTGGACGCCTGATCTGATGTGCTTGTTTCATCATTTTCTGAACATTCTGATTCTGATATTTCACTACTACTAGATTTTCGGTGAATATCGTTTATCCTCTCTGGTGGTCTGAGAATAGGTTTAATATTGATTTTTGTAATGTTAGGTATTGGCTCGCTATTTTTAGTGTTTTCTATTTTTAGCTCATCTTCAGCAGGTGGCTTTATGGGTTTTATAGTCAACTTCGGGATGGGAGACTTTATATCTTCTGGTTGCTTTCCActtagttttatagttagttTAGGGATCTGCTTTGATGTCTCTGGTGAATCCTGAACAGGTCCAGGACTGGGatgtttttcaatttgtttgttTGCATCATTAACAACTGGTTCTGGAGCATTTGACACAGCCAAATTAAGTTTAATAGGAGGAACTTTCTTATGAAGATCCTTATTTTCGGAGACCTGTAGTGTTGATTCCCCTGAGGAATGGCTTGGTTGTTCATTTTCTTTACTTACAACAGgggttttttttgtcaatttattgATAGGTTCCACAATGGAATCTGCGATAACAGATTCTGATTGGCAACCTTGACTGGGCTCTGCTTTATCTATTTCATCTGTAGCATCAGTTGTACTAATGCATTCTGAAGAACATGAAGCTGTTACTGTTGATAGTACAGTTGCAGAAGAAGTTGATGGAGCCTCACTCTCAGGTGTAACTGCTTGACTTTGTGATTTTTCACTTTGACTTGTTGATGGTGTAATTTTCTGTCGTACTAACCTGATTTTCTTAGGAGCTGTTGATGTCTCTGCTTTGCAGACACTAATTTCACTTACATTGCTACTTTCAATGTCTTTTACATTACCATGTACAGGGGGGATGATGTCTGAAGAGCTAGACACATCCTTTGCTACACTCTCACTGCTTGT is a genomic window of Cydia pomonella isolate Wapato2018A chromosome 15, ilCydPomo1, whole genome shotgun sequence containing:
- the LOC133525890 gene encoding mucin-2 isoform X1: MESSEDDAGAATNASRRASAREKDLGLNEEVDATVNASREASGAQTPCESGTMSEDNFDGDSVPSPSTHDNNASTEAILDMIDEICDGPGAPKRVPLSTECDEPATSPPTPAAPPAPSEPPPLELPATEHLAQHNIPQLEETASTSQNTEDPQVAPVLSSVSSAKCESAPEILPETPVDNISESSVSVDTNTSNIEPQASSSVPEVCGPSETDASEAQHLNVEAASTCLAVNIPSSSVETVPSVCEISECESNDRTVKHVTSSDNRDNVTVESVESTSSDVSVSEGTQESATRSPLRRRLIRPTPYDRRPDTTVSSTVDSQVSDNDVGQTSSESVAKDVSSSSDIIPPVHGNVKDIESSNVSEISVCKAETSTAPKKIRLVRQKITPSTSQSEKSQSQAVTPESEAPSTSSATVLSTVTASCSSECISTTDATDEIDKAEPSQGCQSESVIADSIVEPINKLTKKTPVVSKENEQPSHSSGESTLQVSENKDLHKKVPPIKLNLAVSNAPEPVVNDANKQIEKHPSPGPVQDSPETSKQIPKLTIKLSGKQPEDIKSPIPKLTIKPIKPPAEDELKIENTKNSEPIPNITKINIKPILRPPERINDIHRKSSSSEISESECSENDETSTSDQASTSDQGPSDSIPKVTIKLGKPGTDGEGKFYTDQTVPKLTIKGLHQPDQEASDSKLKVVVSPSEEKVDKIPKLTIKTVVKSDSQLSPKLTIKPIKPVENTGKDSIADHSDAKMSKSKSGDCADTSGEVKETTHIPKITIKPVLKSDIEPSLKKSVSKCDNLEQIPVVTKLNIKPILKPTDGEVSEEIKDEVPVVSKLNIKPILKPKDSELDSSLEDIPKVTKLNIKPLKHPEEKSSEQKDCDEWNADSEENSIPVVTKLNIKPIVKPLEEENVKDTENQSSETGNSSDDNTDIPVVTKLNIKPILKRAGDEDIAKPNTSTETNIPVVTKLNIKPIIKPEENAQPSSPKKEIPIITKLNIKPVVKPDEIEQSKSRDTEDANVKNPPLVMKINMKTVTDASSDESLKADMKINNLDEKIEHVYNNINDSIPVVSKINIKPLVKPIEDEHVKNELSNCHNEDSSISQATENCLEVPKTEKFNSLHKKETIPVTAGDHKPTKENCLPNESKTLSRETPHSNDLDGNSSVAVSNKKEHVNTNVEPENNELTITTPSVKQTTLSNCTLLKKLLEHKKKDVDTRVKEPEECDPTVPEETKLDPAGSTSISNCDQIDKVNSKSTHDKKRSNAPSQDVQNETPSLTPNAQSLNRCRAENESVTKPLEINTSEKITTASSGQDSPRIILKINKTDHGPSAKIITEDIKKPETVQDNWSPENTQEMVNDKQRKGIVNSKRKGLADASPTVALALGKRLRSSRVVQESEKSPTTKRNAGKRPPSVETSPPQKKEPELSVLETKRLKLGQLLSNKALTVSPVNPKSQNSTSDPKTGLDCKPITKTVNHSMLNNENCSKNGNSKLHNILSNLQAKQIQVMPLNSLNCVEKTQSIEIDSSTSTGSSDVTEVANAIERSHPEVQEMIINENSESHDFNMANDELSQDPLEVDHLKTNEVSSAVSIPFTPQPKKRGRPRKLPVSEGAKPVITLPTPALEERPQRSLRLTRDRPAILVKPRGRGRGRGVKRALASPPKEPEPIVETATNFFNKEDKTPEEIDPTSSRVKLPRMTEALDKMPSVCTTPLSSRKSRDSCSSMDMKIFPETQELKVVLETTLPKLEDTFMKSPETPGSEGRGRGGRGRGSRGGRGRGAAKTPRGRGRGRGGGRGAMYMKETMGIYGRVCGPATTTVQLFEEETCMMDDNATPAKPSHLLDEDSQSSVKSSTNESSNKMRKSKFADLFDSNKVWTAADVKEYMWPPPENPSAEHQVMMIQEQVAMFLGVKSFKRRYPELKRRTVGGEERDYILRKGIVTEALCDLGITAVDASEVLDIMLSDYPHKYEEYRSHQRERQIAVAQEPPEKPEVRVDRVEMKISDKSSDKPEAPKIDPEKTRQDMAAAAIASASEWNTRLNALRRGACADLQSMTVQRRRAPARSPRTHVEPPAGFYPHALLPGQYQHTYRYYTPDQLRYFPLNTVVAAPPAPPSPCESSSESEPDWGSNLDSSDDNSRHQPPKRKKLMKVKRSSSVVEPKEESRDEELCRACHLREEGNRKYSHERFLVCANCNCRLHPRCVELSADTIRKVREYAWQCAECKTCCACALPADDDKMLFCDLCDRGFHIYCVGLDRVPTGRWHCVECAICKSCGAREPSGLAPGAPAPGAPAGAPQGSVSAPGAEWHHQTRRGPGGHKLYSHSLCTPCARAYRIGRYCPLCERSFIGPKGTMQLVICKLCDRQLHQDCVRQTVAALNVLDYTCGDCRRAGISSRSAAARLAPRTIATLFMAKRRFNKYAHRQYLASRARGAGGEAGAEAEAGAEAEAEAAPDLSSDPDDPLDGAEPQPFED